The region AGGATGATTGGCGAAGAGGCTCGCGCGATCCGGGCCGGTGTTATTCACTTCTCGACCGATTACGTCTTCGACGGCGAAGGTATCAAGGCGTATGTCGAAACAGATCCCACTGGGCCGGTTAGTGTCTACGGAGCAAGCAAGCTGGCTGGCGAAGAGGCATTGTGCGGATCGGGCGCAGGGCACCTCATCTTCAGAACAAGTTGGGTCTATGGGGCTACGGGAAAGAATTTCCTGAGGACCATTCTGAAAGCTGCACGAGAGCGCGAGCGCCTTCGCATTGTGGCAGACCAGCATGGCGCGCCTACCTGGAGTCGCGACCTCGCGCGCATGGCGGCTCATGCGATTGAACATGTCGAGCGTCATGATCGCGACGACAATCTTTGCGATGCTCTCAGCAGGTTCAGTGGTATCTATCATGCGTCCGGCGCAGGTGAAACCACATGGTTCGGCTTCGCCTCTGAGGCAGTGAGGATGCTGCGAGAGAGAGAGCCAGATGGGAAGCTGGCGGAACTGGATGCGATTGCTACCGCGGAATATCCCACTCCTGCGAAGAGGCCGGCAAACTCACGTTTGAACTGCAAGAAGCTGTCTGCAACCTTCGACTGGAAGATGATGGACTGGCGGGATTCACTACGTGAGGTAATGGCTGAGCTATGACGAAATTGAAATTCGACCACATTGGCCTTGTGGTGGCAGATATGGCCGAGGGTCGTGAGTTTCTGCAGAACACCTTCGGCTTGGATCGATGGACCGAGATCTTTGAGGATCCCGGAATCGGTGTCTATGTTCAGTTTGGAAGAACGGAAGAGGGGCCTTGCTATGAATTGATCGCTCCTCTTGGGGAGGCTAGCCCGG is a window of Edaphobacter sp. 12200R-103 DNA encoding:
- the rfbD gene encoding dTDP-4-dehydrorhamnose reductase; amino-acid sequence: MAKRILLTGVTGQVGGELAQTLACLGEVVAPTREEFDLTSVSSIRETIRNVQPRWIVNPAAYTAVDKAENEPELAYAINAEAVRMIGEEARAIRAGVIHFSTDYVFDGEGIKAYVETDPTGPVSVYGASKLAGEEALCGSGAGHLIFRTSWVYGATGKNFLRTILKAARERERLRIVADQHGAPTWSRDLARMAAHAIEHVERHDRDDNLCDALSRFSGIYHASGAGETTWFGFASEAVRMLREREPDGKLAELDAIATAEYPTPAKRPANSRLNCKKLSATFDWKMMDWRDSLREVMAEL